DNA sequence from the Pirellulales bacterium genome:
CCCCCAGCATCGTGACCGACGAGCCCAAGGTGGCTCAAACGCTGGGTTTGAATAAGGTCTATTCAGACCCCCAGTTCAACACGCATCGCGACGAGTCGGCTTCTGCCACCGAACGGCCGAAACTCTACGCCGCGCCTTACTTTAATACGCTGCACAACGGAAAGCTCGCTATCAGTCTCAACACCAAAAGTCCGGAAGGATTGAAGATCGTAGAGCGTCTCATCGGCATGTGCGACGCGCTGGTGGAAAACTTCAGTTCCGAGGTGTTGCCGGGCTGGGGCCTTACCTGGGAGCGGCTCCGCGCCATCAATCCTCGGCTCGTTTACATGAGTACGTCGGGTTTTGGGCACACGGGCGATTGGAAAACTTATCGCAGCTACGGGCCGACGGCCGCCGCGCAATCCGGTCTGACGCTGGCCTCGGGCTTGCCCGGCAAGCCGCCCGCGGGCTGGGGGTTCTCGTATCTTGATGTCATGGGCGGCTGGATGGGCGGACTTTCGCTGATCCAGGGTCTGCTGCAAGCGAAGAAGACGGGTAAGGGTTGCCATATCGACTACTCGGTCACTGAAGGGGCGATGTCGATGCTTGGCACCTACATGCTCGATTACCAAGTTAACGGG
Encoded proteins:
- a CDS encoding CoA transferase, with the translated sequence MNTPSTARPGVLSGVRVLDFTWKTVGPWSARLLTHYGAEVIHVERAGGWDDHRYNATPSIVTDEPKVAQTLGLNKVYSDPQFNTHRDESASATERPKLYAAPYFNTLHNGKLAISLNTKSPEGLKIVERLIGMCDALVENFSSEVLPGWGLTWERLRAINPRLVYMSTSGFGHTGDWKTYRSYGPTAAAQSGLTLASGLPGKPPAGWGFSYLDVMGGWMGGLSLIQGLLQAKKTGKGCHIDYSVTEGAMSMLGTYMLDYQVNGRRTRRPDFPPGNRAVFPALAPHNTYRCAGRDRNDQDWWIFIACETQVQFEALCSVMEQPGLVLDTKFATNEARVTNQAELDQIISNWTRPRRRYD